A single Lactuca sativa cultivar Salinas chromosome 8, Lsat_Salinas_v11, whole genome shotgun sequence DNA region contains:
- the LOC111906946 gene encoding F-box/kelch-repeat protein At3g23880: MASSQQPTTIDNLQGDVLSEIFIRLLAKQLAQMRCVSNNDDILLFFKSKFSFCGGRPFTACPSRSPHHELTDFIKLPVNLQSRQTYGNVIGSVNGLICFNYGAIHDTSFYIWNPSLSVVLTLPPSLFPSHDTDYLRIPPRFGFDPKSDDYKVTKFTRDPQLPLSACLTLDIDDCIETVDYKVEVYSMRKGIWQLVPHRFPSHLKILRAMHYKEFCVDGHVHWFDYADSFWKVQNIVAFDLGEETFREMPLPDLQMVATQFSLGVLGGKLCVMFGIRYHGCEVWVMDEYGVAESWVKRYVFSEFDDVIIPYGFTFHNEFLYEVANYFDNEDDHCLGLYNPIAAKTKSFEVGYGLSKVVEYVDSLVWVAPVEHELSCCNISRLKI, translated from the coding sequence ATGGCTTCATCACAACAGCCAACGACTATTGATAACCTCCAAGGGGATGTTTTATCAGAAATATTCATCCGGTTATTGGCAAAACAGCTAGCTCAAATGAGGTGTGTCTCTAATAACGATGATATTCTCTTGTTTTTCAAATCGAAATTTTCTTTCTGTGGTGGTCGACCTTTCACAGCATGCCCCTCTCGATCTCCCCATCATGAACTTACCGATTTCATTAAACTACCTGTTAATCTCCAATCCAGACAAACATATGGCAATGTCATTGGATCTGTTAACGGATTAATATGCTTTAATTATGGAGCCATTCATGATACCAGTTTTTACATATGGAATCCTTCTCTTTCTGTTGTGTTAACTCTCCCCCCAAGTTTATTTCCCTCACATGATACTGACTACCTTAGAATTCCTCCTCGGTTTGGATTTGATCCCAAATCAGATGACTACAAAGTTACTAAGTTTACAAGAGATCCCCAACTACCCTTATCTGCATGTCTAACACTTGACATCGATGATTGTATAGAAACTGTTGATTACAAAGTTGAGGTGTATAGCATGAGAAAGGGTATCTGGCAGTTAGTCCCTCACAGGTTTCCATCACATCTCAAAATCTTAAGGGCTATGCATTATAAAGAATTTTGTGTAGATGGTCATGTTCATTGGTTTGATTATGCCGATTCATTTTGGAAGGTACAAAACATAGTTGCATTTGATTTGGGTGAAGAAACATTCCGTGAAATGCCTCTTCCAGATCTTCAAATGGTTGCCACTCAATTTTCTTTAGGAGTTTTGGGTGGAAAGCTTTGTGTGATGTTTGGTATTAGGTATCATGGATGTGAGGTGTGGGTGATGGATGAGTATGGGGTGGCTGAATCATGGGTCAAACGTTATGTCTTTTCAGAGTTTGATGATGTTATTATTCCATATGGATTCACATTTCACAATGAGTTTCTTTATGAAGTTGCCAATTACTTTGATAATGAAGATGATCATTGCTTAGGTTTGTATAATCCGATTGCAGCCAAGACGAAAAGTTTTGAGGTTGGTTATGGACTATCAAAAGTTGTTGAGTATGTTGACAGTCTTGTTTGGGTAGCACCTGTGGAGCATGAGCTGAGCTGTTGCAACATCTCCCGGTTGAAAATTTGA